One Bacillus solimangrovi DNA segment encodes these proteins:
- the hisJ gene encoding histidinol-phosphatase HisJ, which produces MKRDGHIHTPFCPHGSTDSLDAYIEQAIRDGFTEITFTEHAPLPNGFVDPTPNKDSGMPFENLPLYFEAISKMKEKYKKHIRINRGLEIDYIEGYEYETTSFLNKYGPLLDDAILSVHFLKNESTYYCLDFSDTHFEEIIQSFGSIEKTYECYYNTVLRSIEANLGTYKPRRIGHITLIRKFQKKFPCSNPFTELLENILHATKNAELQLDYNAAGLRKPLCKQTYPSKQLVQRAMQLNIPLIYGSDAHISSDVGKQYQLLQTQLQAN; this is translated from the coding sequence ATGAAGCGTGATGGTCATATTCACACACCTTTTTGTCCACATGGAAGTACCGACTCATTAGACGCATATATTGAACAAGCGATACGTGATGGATTTACAGAAATCACATTTACTGAACACGCCCCTCTACCGAACGGTTTTGTTGATCCAACACCGAACAAAGATAGTGGCATGCCTTTTGAAAACTTACCTCTATATTTTGAAGCGATATCAAAAATGAAGGAAAAGTATAAAAAACATATTCGTATCAACAGAGGTTTAGAAATTGATTACATAGAGGGGTATGAATATGAAACTACTTCATTTTTGAATAAATATGGACCTTTATTAGATGATGCAATTTTATCTGTACATTTTCTCAAAAATGAAAGTACTTATTATTGTCTTGACTTCAGTGACACACACTTTGAAGAAATCATCCAATCATTCGGGTCGATTGAAAAAACATATGAATGCTATTACAACACGGTACTACGGTCAATAGAAGCAAACCTTGGGACTTATAAACCGAGACGTATTGGACACATCACATTAATAAGAAAATTCCAGAAGAAATTCCCTTGTAGCAATCCTTTTACTGAACTACTAGAAAATATTTTACACGCAACGAAAAATGCAGAACTACAACTTGATTATAATGCTGCAGGCTTAAGGAAACCGTTGTGCAAACAAACTTATCCTTCTAAACAGCTTGTTCAACGTGCAATGCAATTGAATATACCACTTATATACGGCTCTGATGCTCATATTTCATCAGACGTTGGTAAACAATATCAACTTCTCCAAACACAACTACAAGCCAATTGA
- the ezrA gene encoding septation ring formation regulator EzrA translates to MEYVIGLIILSLGLITYTLIMRKRVYNEVARLESWKVEIMNRPVTEEISRVKELNLTGQAEEKFESWRNTWDDIVTRKFPDVEERLFDAEEAAEKFRFTRAKKINQETNEDLQEIEEQIKLLLSELQDLLGSEQQNRVDVEGLRQTVKQVKKRLLTERHTFGKAESYIEAMIENVEKQFAIVDQQTVDGNYFEARETVLNIKNELIDIEEKSDLVPELLADCQNYIPAQIQELRSGIAEMQGQEYVLSHLPIETELEKIEEELAEHQKFIEKAEIDKVKDEIFDIKEVIEEMYDALEKEVISKQIIDKEAPHVEPLLHQLREEIAITKEETEFVQLSYQLTEKDLETQHRLETELNHMLRKYEDTILRMKENNAPATQIRKELEKITEKVKEIMETHATFRDTLQTLRKDELEARNQIQEMRVKLLETNRLVKKSTLPGVPKQFWSQITDASGSIQSVAYKLEEKPLDMATIHRLLKEANDNVNGVYNELNRMLENALLSEKLIQYGNRYRNSYPFIAAKLIEAEQSFRSCQYDLSLEQAAEALEEIDENAIENVNEWLKVEEMRFVSKGEE, encoded by the coding sequence ATGGAATATGTAATCGGGCTCATTATTCTCTCGCTTGGCTTAATTACATACACTTTAATCATGAGAAAACGGGTATATAATGAAGTTGCCCGGTTGGAATCGTGGAAAGTTGAAATTATGAACAGGCCTGTGACAGAAGAAATTTCAAGAGTAAAAGAGCTGAATTTAACCGGTCAAGCCGAAGAGAAGTTTGAAAGCTGGCGCAATACCTGGGATGATATTGTGACGCGAAAATTCCCAGATGTAGAAGAAAGGCTTTTTGATGCAGAAGAAGCTGCTGAGAAATTTCGGTTTACTAGAGCTAAGAAAATTAATCAAGAGACAAATGAGGATCTTCAAGAGATTGAGGAACAAATTAAGTTGCTGTTAAGTGAGCTTCAAGACTTACTTGGAAGTGAACAACAAAATCGAGTTGATGTTGAAGGGTTACGGCAAACTGTCAAACAAGTAAAAAAACGTCTTCTTACTGAACGCCATACGTTTGGGAAGGCTGAGTCGTACATAGAAGCCATGATAGAAAATGTTGAAAAACAATTTGCTATTGTTGATCAGCAGACAGTTGATGGGAATTACTTTGAGGCGAGAGAAACTGTTCTGAATATTAAAAATGAATTGATTGACATTGAAGAAAAGTCGGATCTTGTACCTGAGTTATTAGCAGATTGTCAGAACTATATCCCAGCTCAAATTCAAGAATTACGTTCAGGTATTGCTGAAATGCAAGGACAAGAGTATGTTTTATCTCATCTACCAATTGAAACAGAACTAGAGAAGATTGAAGAGGAATTGGCAGAACATCAGAAGTTTATAGAAAAAGCCGAAATAGACAAGGTGAAAGACGAAATATTTGATATTAAAGAAGTTATTGAAGAGATGTATGATGCATTAGAGAAAGAAGTTATTTCTAAGCAAATTATTGATAAAGAAGCGCCACATGTGGAACCGCTTCTTCACCAATTGAGAGAAGAAATTGCAATTACGAAAGAAGAGACTGAATTTGTGCAATTATCTTACCAGCTTACTGAGAAGGACTTAGAAACACAGCATCGATTAGAAACAGAATTGAATCATATGCTTCGAAAATACGAAGACACCATCCTTCGAATGAAAGAGAACAATGCTCCTGCAACACAAATTAGAAAAGAATTAGAGAAGATAACTGAAAAAGTAAAAGAAATAATGGAAACACATGCAACCTTTAGGGATACTCTTCAAACTTTGCGCAAAGATGAACTAGAAGCACGCAATCAAATTCAAGAGATGCGAGTTAAATTATTGGAAACAAATCGTTTAGTAAAGAAAAGTACTTTACCTGGAGTGCCAAAACAATTTTGGTCACAGATAACTGATGCGAGTGGTAGCATTCAATCTGTTGCTTATAAGTTAGAAGAAAAACCGTTAGATATGGCTACAATCCATCGTTTACTTAAAGAAGCGAATGATAATGTAAATGGTGTGTACAACGAGTTAAATCGTATGCTAGAAAATGCATTATTATCTGAAAAGCTTATCCAATATGGAAATCGATATCGTAACAGCTATCCATTTATCGCTGCAAAATTAATAGAAGCCGAACAATCGTTTAGAAGTTGCCAGTACGATCTTTCATTGGAACAAGCGGCTGAAGCACTAGAGGAAATCGATGAAAATGCTATAGAAAATGTTAATGAGTGGTTGAAAGTAGAGGAAATGCGATTTGTAAGTAAAGGAGAAGAGTGA
- the brnQ gene encoding branched-chain amino acid transport system II carrier protein, protein MKETISTKQIFVIGLMLFALFLGAGNMIFPPSLGQAAGTNIWIATLGFLVTGVGLPLLGVTAIALSGGDLGTLASRVNPKFAVIFSIVMYLAIGPFFGIPRTGTVAFEIGVTPFLPESMSTTGMPLFIYTIVFFGITFLLSLNPSKLVDRIGKILTPLLILILGGLAIKTVVTPMGPIGEPSETYASGAFFKGFLEGYLTMDTIGALVFGIVVINAIKDQGITDRKVLASATIKAGFIAAAGLALVYLSLAYLGATSISVIGAADNGGAILSGSATHLFGSAGTIILGLAITFACLTTSVGLVSASGEYFSKIFPKLSYPLIVGILSIFSMIVANVGLTQLINISLPVLIAIYPLAIVLIILSFLHNKFHGYREVYAGGLIGSGLISIIDAMNIAGMQLTRLNDVLGSILPLYNQGVGWLFPAIIGSIIGFVIATLQGSSKRETEVNPSSHSPS, encoded by the coding sequence ATGAAAGAAACTATTTCCACAAAACAGATATTTGTGATCGGGCTTATGTTATTTGCTCTCTTCTTAGGAGCTGGAAACATGATTTTCCCTCCATCACTAGGTCAAGCAGCAGGAACAAATATTTGGATAGCAACGTTAGGGTTCCTAGTTACAGGTGTAGGCTTACCTTTACTTGGTGTAACAGCAATTGCATTATCTGGAGGAGACCTTGGCACACTTGCTAGTCGTGTTAATCCTAAATTTGCTGTTATTTTCTCTATTGTAATGTATTTAGCGATTGGTCCATTTTTCGGTATTCCACGTACTGGGACTGTTGCCTTTGAAATTGGTGTGACACCATTTTTACCAGAATCTATGAGCACAACTGGAATGCCATTGTTTATTTACACAATTGTTTTCTTTGGAATTACATTCCTACTTTCACTTAACCCATCTAAGTTAGTAGACCGTATTGGTAAAATCCTTACACCTCTACTTATTTTAATACTAGGTGGATTAGCAATTAAAACTGTAGTAACACCTATGGGTCCTATCGGTGAACCGAGCGAAACCTATGCTTCTGGTGCATTTTTCAAAGGATTTCTTGAAGGTTACTTAACAATGGATACAATTGGAGCGCTTGTATTTGGTATTGTCGTTATCAATGCAATCAAAGATCAAGGTATAACTGATCGTAAAGTTCTTGCATCTGCAACGATCAAAGCTGGTTTCATAGCAGCAGCCGGTCTTGCATTGGTTTATTTATCTCTAGCATATTTAGGAGCAACAAGCATTAGTGTGATTGGTGCTGCAGACAACGGAGGAGCGATATTATCTGGTTCAGCTACACACCTATTTGGTTCAGCCGGAACAATCATTCTCGGACTTGCGATTACGTTTGCATGTTTGACAACATCAGTTGGTCTTGTTTCAGCTTCTGGTGAGTATTTCTCAAAGATTTTCCCAAAATTATCTTATCCTTTAATTGTCGGAATTCTTTCCATTTTCAGCATGATCGTTGCAAATGTAGGCTTAACACAATTAATTAACATTTCATTACCTGTATTAATTGCAATTTATCCTTTAGCGATCGTTTTAATTATTCTTTCTTTCCTTCACAACAAGTTTCATGGTTATCGTGAAGTGTATGCTGGAGGACTCATTGGCTCAGGATTAATTAGTATCATTGACGCTATGAATATTGCTGGCATGCAATTAACTCGTTTAAATGACGTATTAGGGAGTATCCTACCTCTTTATAACCAAGGTGTTGGTTGGTTATTTCCAGCAATTATCGGTTCTATAATTGGTTTCGTCATCGCTACACTCCAAGGTAGCTCAAAACGAGAAACAGAAGTTAATCCTTCTTCTCACTCACCTTCATAA
- a CDS encoding cysteine desulfurase family protein, which translates to MIYLDNSATTKPYKEVLQTYQTVADKYFANPSSVHGLGGTSEQLLLQSRNRCADLLQVKPSEVVFTSGGTEGNNIAIKGIALEHQSRGKHLITTEIEHPSVYESFQQLESLGFDVTYLPVNEKGLVSIQELESAIRNDTILVSIMHVNNELGTVQPIFEIAKLLKYYPKVFFHVDHVQGLSKVPLKLHNVDLCTISGHKIHGVKGSGILYVREGVRLSSLFTGGEQELKVRAGTENLPAVAAITKALRLSFQQAESCLSTIGQLKLQLMESLNKMDGIIVNTPTEDSAPHIVNFSAVGIKPEVLIHSLEKFDIYVSTKSACSSKLVDASKVLLAAGLGTERATSAIRVSMSFDTTKEDIIEFLNALNSVLPKLQKVMR; encoded by the coding sequence ATGATTTACTTAGACAATAGTGCCACAACTAAACCATATAAAGAGGTACTACAAACTTATCAAACTGTTGCAGATAAATATTTTGCAAACCCATCGTCTGTTCATGGTTTGGGAGGTACCTCAGAGCAATTATTATTACAGTCACGCAACCGGTGTGCAGACCTACTACAAGTTAAGCCAAGTGAAGTTGTTTTTACTTCGGGAGGAACTGAAGGGAATAATATTGCTATAAAGGGTATAGCTCTTGAACATCAATCAAGAGGAAAGCATCTAATTACGACAGAAATCGAACACCCATCAGTTTATGAAAGCTTCCAACAACTTGAATCATTAGGATTTGATGTCACATATTTGCCAGTCAATGAAAAGGGGCTCGTTTCTATTCAGGAGCTTGAGTCGGCAATTCGTAATGATACAATTCTTGTGTCAATCATGCATGTGAACAATGAATTAGGTACGGTTCAACCGATATTTGAAATCGCTAAACTATTAAAATACTATCCAAAAGTGTTTTTCCATGTTGATCATGTACAAGGGTTATCGAAAGTTCCATTAAAGTTGCATAATGTTGACTTGTGTACGATTAGTGGACATAAGATTCATGGTGTGAAAGGTTCAGGTATATTATATGTAAGGGAAGGTGTACGTCTATCCTCTTTGTTTACAGGAGGAGAGCAGGAATTGAAAGTACGTGCTGGTACAGAGAATTTACCAGCTGTTGCAGCTATAACTAAGGCATTAAGACTTTCTTTTCAACAAGCTGAATCCTGTTTAAGTACGATTGGACAACTAAAGTTGCAATTGATGGAATCGTTAAATAAGATGGATGGTATTATTGTTAATACTCCAACAGAAGATAGTGCACCCCATATTGTCAATTTCTCAGCAGTCGGAATTAAACCTGAGGTGCTTATTCATTCGTTGGAAAAATTCGATATATATGTTTCTACAAAATCAGCATGTTCATCTAAGCTTGTTGATGCAAGTAAAGTGTTATTAGCAGCAGGCTTAGGAACAGAACGAGCAACAAGCGCGATCCGTGTATCTATGTCATTTGATACAACAAAAGAAGACATAATAGAGTTTCTTAATGCTCTTAATAGTGTCTTGCCAAAATTACAAAAAGTTATGAGGTAA
- the thiI gene encoding tRNA uracil 4-sulfurtransferase ThiI, with the protein MNFNHIIIRYGEMALKGKNRSKFTNRLQTNVKFALKEFEEVKIRKAFDRMFVELNGVSYRPVFDRLKQVFGIQSLSLGLRTEKVLEDIQAGALVALLEAKKEEEITFKVESKRSDKTFPVGSQKLNHEVGGHLLRNCEGLKVDVHNPDVTVKVEVIQQGCYITCLTEQGAGGLPVGTSGKAMLMLSGGIDSPVAGYLTMKRGVRIEAVHFHSPPYTSERAKQKVIDLAKKLTRYGGRVRLHVVPFTELQQTLHREIPDSYSMTALRRMMLRITEELAKRNDALAIATGESVGQVASQTLDSMHTINEVTNYPVLRPLMSMDKLDIIDIAQEIDTYDISIRPYEDCCTIFLPSAPKTKPKREAINRYESKLDIDSLVQEVVERTEFIDLTVKEAEEHQFDDLL; encoded by the coding sequence ATGAACTTTAATCATATTATTATTCGTTATGGAGAAATGGCGTTAAAAGGGAAGAATCGATCGAAATTTACAAATCGACTTCAAACAAATGTGAAATTTGCTTTAAAAGAATTTGAAGAAGTGAAAATTAGAAAAGCATTCGACAGGATGTTTGTGGAACTAAATGGTGTCAGCTATCGACCTGTTTTCGATCGTTTAAAACAAGTTTTTGGTATTCAATCTTTAAGTCTCGGGTTGAGAACGGAAAAGGTACTAGAAGATATACAAGCAGGTGCACTAGTAGCACTACTTGAAGCAAAGAAAGAAGAAGAAATTACATTTAAAGTTGAATCAAAGCGTTCTGATAAGACATTTCCAGTAGGATCCCAAAAATTAAATCATGAAGTTGGGGGACACTTACTACGTAATTGTGAAGGTCTTAAAGTAGACGTTCACAATCCTGATGTAACTGTGAAAGTGGAAGTGATTCAACAAGGGTGTTATATTACATGTTTAACTGAACAGGGTGCCGGAGGGCTTCCAGTTGGTACGAGTGGGAAAGCAATGCTTATGTTATCAGGTGGGATCGATAGTCCTGTAGCAGGATATTTGACGATGAAGCGTGGCGTTCGAATTGAGGCTGTACATTTTCATAGTCCTCCATATACGAGTGAACGTGCCAAACAAAAAGTTATCGACTTAGCTAAAAAATTAACACGCTATGGAGGAAGAGTGCGATTACATGTTGTGCCATTTACTGAACTACAACAAACGTTACATCGAGAAATTCCTGATAGCTACTCAATGACAGCTTTACGTCGTATGATGCTTAGAATTACAGAGGAGCTTGCTAAAAGAAATGATGCTCTAGCTATCGCAACAGGAGAAAGTGTTGGACAAGTAGCAAGTCAAACGTTAGATAGTATGCATACAATTAATGAGGTTACAAACTACCCTGTATTACGTCCGCTAATGTCGATGGATAAGTTAGATATCATTGACATTGCTCAAGAAATTGATACGTATGACATTTCTATACGTCCATATGAAGATTGTTGCACAATCTTTTTACCGTCTGCACCAAAAACAAAACCTAAACGAGAAGCGATAAATCGTTATGAGTCAAAATTGGATATTGACAGTTTAGTTCAAGAAGTAGTTGAAAGAACAGAATTTATTGATTTAACAGTTAAAGAAGCTGAAGAACATCAATTTGATGACTTACTGTAA
- a CDS encoding alpha/beta-type small acid-soluble spore protein produces the protein MAQGNSNQLVVPGVQQAIDQMKYEIAQEFGVQLGPDSTSRANGSVGGEITKRLVQMAEQQMGGYGQQ, from the coding sequence ATGGCACAAGGAAATTCAAATCAATTAGTAGTTCCTGGCGTACAGCAAGCAATTGACCAAATGAAATACGAAATCGCTCAAGAATTTGGTGTTCAACTTGGTCCAGACTCAACTTCTCGTGCTAACGGATCGGTTGGTGGAGAAATTACAAAACGTCTCGTTCAAATGGCTGAACAGCAAATGGGCGGATATGGACAACAATAA